A stretch of Synechococcus sp. MIT S9220 DNA encodes these proteins:
- a CDS encoding bifunctional DNA primase/polymerase, which translates to MITAEIFQRLEPLSKTDRLLPIGNGKEWKGPFLTDWPNKPGVSIERLKSWRGLKSIGIAMDHLVCADVDGITAIERLLTLDLLDPELTNTWRINRDNDPHRFKLIWRPTPEQRRVLPKQYCGKDPTKPPVKEGKEVLQKGEGVDQFALHNGSQMVVVGRHYTGGNYCWPDGQGPEALAPLPSQWCDYIVEQERDYPKPAAGAHRTVSTSRGNWMRLAHCPICGRNENTVCQIHTDGETIRCFKGSTFYPPDLQPGERTGEWRYKRDQHVSWGGFAIFTRVRPTLTQRLRDRLTR; encoded by the coding sequence ATGATCACCGCCGAGATTTTTCAGCGGCTCGAACCACTCAGCAAGACAGACAGGCTGCTGCCTATTGGCAATGGCAAGGAATGGAAAGGACCTTTCTTGACGGATTGGCCCAACAAACCCGGCGTGTCGATAGAGCGGCTCAAAAGTTGGCGAGGGCTGAAGTCCATCGGCATCGCCATGGATCACCTCGTTTGCGCGGATGTTGATGGCATCACCGCCATTGAGCGGTTGCTCACTCTTGACCTGCTGGATCCTGAGCTGACCAATACCTGGCGGATTAATCGCGACAACGATCCCCACAGGTTCAAGTTGATCTGGCGGCCAACGCCAGAACAGCGCCGTGTGCTCCCGAAGCAGTACTGCGGCAAAGACCCCACCAAGCCTCCGGTCAAGGAAGGCAAGGAGGTCCTGCAGAAAGGCGAGGGAGTAGACCAGTTCGCTCTTCACAACGGCTCCCAGATGGTCGTTGTTGGTCGCCACTACACCGGCGGCAACTATTGCTGGCCCGATGGCCAAGGCCCGGAGGCGCTGGCCCCACTCCCATCGCAATGGTGCGACTACATCGTCGAACAGGAACGGGACTACCCCAAACCAGCAGCAGGGGCACACCGCACCGTGAGCACTTCGCGCGGTAACTGGATGCGATTAGCTCACTGCCCGATCTGTGGGCGCAACGAAAACACTGTTTGTCAGATCCACACCGATGGCGAAACCATCCGATGCTTCAAAGGCAGCACCTTCTACCCACCTGATCTCCAACCCGGAGAGCGCACAGGGGAGTGGAGATACAAGCGCGATCAACACGTCAGCTGGGGCGGTTTCGCCATCTTCACCAGAGTGCGACCAACCCTCACCCAACGGCTCCGCGATCGACTTACCCGTTGA
- a CDS encoding site-specific integrase, whose translation MAEQKKKAVAVWEQALRRTLKAEHGKGWSLRESRGRAQLVQILEDRSRRSTKLDIIWASKNARLMLEAVAQLREYLDGGMDWDKAVAARTELTVHSTGTTKATKQVDWNAASDRFFESRSNRRSSTLSDLRTRLRRVREVMASKPRVTDGPGLMRRYAALHFADCPPGGQGRKRQLQDVSAFLLFCCDDLGFPARWMPLSTAKRQELVGSPPTTGKKKKQPTVPVMPEDFSWLLERMLADGKEQLWLMTAMLGFFGLREGEICLLDVDESGDVYVGGELKRDFRALQSAAEKEERLALGLDLKGQPGEARRVAQLFLSGRIGLPRPVKTQIDRVAERNSYREVGAAYAQILQRYKPWQQLVKRNPGLRPYGLRHGWAWRAHKYSSRPLHYSQAAAFMGHSVETHLKYYSSWVNKKELEEAGKKYNEALQSA comes from the coding sequence GTGGCGGAGCAGAAGAAAAAAGCAGTTGCCGTCTGGGAGCAGGCCCTGCGTCGCACTCTTAAGGCCGAGCACGGTAAGGGCTGGAGCCTCAGGGAAAGCCGTGGCCGGGCCCAGCTCGTTCAGATCCTGGAAGACCGCAGCAGGCGCAGCACCAAGCTCGACATTATTTGGGCCAGCAAGAATGCCCGGCTGATGCTTGAGGCCGTGGCCCAGCTTCGGGAATATCTCGATGGCGGCATGGACTGGGACAAAGCCGTCGCCGCGCGCACTGAGCTGACCGTCCACAGCACCGGCACCACGAAGGCCACCAAGCAGGTGGATTGGAATGCGGCCAGCGACCGATTCTTCGAGTCACGCTCTAACCGGCGCAGCAGCACTCTCAGTGATCTGCGGACCCGGCTGCGGCGAGTTCGGGAGGTGATGGCCAGCAAGCCCAGGGTTACCGATGGTCCAGGTTTGATGCGTCGCTATGCCGCGCTGCATTTTGCGGATTGTCCTCCCGGTGGCCAAGGCCGGAAGCGCCAACTGCAGGATGTGAGCGCCTTCCTGTTGTTCTGCTGCGACGACCTGGGATTTCCGGCGCGCTGGATGCCGTTGTCGACGGCCAAGCGTCAGGAGCTAGTGGGATCACCTCCCACTACCGGGAAGAAGAAAAAGCAACCGACTGTCCCTGTAATGCCTGAGGACTTCAGTTGGCTGCTGGAGCGGATGCTCGCGGATGGCAAGGAGCAGCTTTGGCTGATGACCGCAATGCTCGGATTCTTCGGGTTGCGCGAGGGCGAGATTTGCCTGCTCGATGTTGATGAAAGCGGAGACGTTTATGTGGGCGGCGAGCTGAAGAGGGACTTTCGTGCCCTGCAGTCCGCGGCAGAGAAGGAGGAGCGCCTCGCCTTGGGCCTCGATCTGAAGGGGCAGCCCGGCGAAGCCCGCAGGGTTGCTCAACTCTTCCTTTCTGGTCGAATTGGCCTCCCCCGCCCCGTAAAAACCCAGATTGATCGTGTGGCCGAGCGCAATAGTTACCGGGAGGTGGGTGCTGCTTACGCCCAAATCCTTCAGCGATACAAGCCCTGGCAGCAATTAGTTAAGAGGAATCCAGGATTGCGACCGTATGGATTGCGGCATGGTTGGGCATGGAGGGCGCATAAATATTCAAGCCGCCCGCTTCATTACAGTCAGGCAGCGGCATTTATGGGCCATAGTGTTGAAACGCATCTCAAATATTATTCGAGCTGGGTTAACAAAAAGGAGCTGGAAGAGGCTGGCAAGAAGTACAACGAAGCCCTGCAATCTGCCTGA
- a CDS encoding DUF3104 domain-containing protein codes for MPSSNNRPPFIGVKAGDLVLVQSTLNPDPTDTDWWMGWIVGNPDQFNEIHGVKILAVVDTDSGELRHVNAEQTTRLSLAGMEQNKVVPLVRG; via the coding sequence ATGCCATCAAGCAATAACCGACCTCCCTTTATCGGGGTCAAAGCAGGAGACTTGGTTCTCGTGCAGTCAACGCTCAATCCTGACCCAACTGATACTGACTGGTGGATGGGATGGATTGTTGGCAATCCAGATCAATTCAATGAGATTCACGGCGTGAAGATATTGGCTGTTGTCGATACCGACAGTGGGGAGCTTCGGCATGTCAATGCCGAACAGACCACACGATTAAGCCTTGCGGGCATGGAGCAGAACAAAGTCGTGCCACTGGTCAGAGGATGA
- the mscL gene encoding large conductance mechanosensitive channel protein MscL, which produces MAKRTTFLSDFKAFINKGNVVDLAVAVIIAGAFGKVVNATVKLIMTNALEPALEKANVQSLAQLPGGEIIVATINFIVIAFACFIVVRVVEKMKRQEEVVESSKPDPQSQLASAITRLTEVMEERSS; this is translated from the coding sequence ATGGCAAAAAGGACAACATTCCTTTCGGATTTCAAAGCCTTTATCAACAAAGGCAACGTCGTCGACTTAGCCGTTGCTGTGATCATCGCAGGTGCATTCGGGAAGGTGGTTAATGCAACTGTCAAGTTAATCATGACCAATGCACTTGAACCAGCATTGGAAAAAGCGAATGTTCAATCCTTAGCACAATTACCAGGGGGAGAAATTATTGTGGCGACGATTAATTTTATTGTCATTGCTTTTGCATGCTTTATTGTTGTGAGAGTTGTTGAAAAAATGAAGCGTCAAGAAGAAGTCGTTGAATCATCAAAGCCTGACCCCCAATCTCAACTGGCATCAGCTATCACACGCCTAACCGAAGTCATGGAAGAGCGCTCTTCCTGA
- a CDS encoding glutathione S-transferase family protein yields the protein MKITIYGGPQTRASMPRWYLEEKGIPYELVDIALSSGQNLQADFLSVNPFGKLPAMCDQSVKDAEGRPTTLFESGAILLHLAEHHGREATTASEKSLISQWTHFANSTLAFAIFVPDQKAKVLPRLLKQLNMQLSKGFLVGNTWGAADCAVTAYLAYIKLFFPNEDLSPYPQIDLLIEETKQRPAYKKVMGIG from the coding sequence ATGAAGATCACCATTTACGGAGGGCCGCAAACGCGTGCATCAATGCCCAGGTGGTACCTGGAAGAGAAAGGAATTCCCTATGAACTCGTCGACATCGCTCTGAGTTCTGGTCAGAACTTACAAGCCGACTTTCTTTCGGTGAACCCTTTTGGGAAACTTCCGGCAATGTGCGACCAGTCGGTTAAAGATGCAGAAGGAAGGCCGACCACCTTGTTCGAATCAGGTGCCATTCTGCTTCACCTTGCCGAACATCACGGCAGAGAAGCGACGACTGCATCTGAAAAGTCACTGATCAGCCAGTGGACTCATTTCGCTAATTCGACTCTAGCTTTTGCCATTTTTGTGCCAGACCAAAAAGCGAAAGTACTCCCAAGACTGCTGAAGCAGCTCAACATGCAGCTGTCAAAGGGCTTTCTCGTCGGGAATACTTGGGGTGCTGCTGACTGTGCGGTGACAGCTTATCTTGCCTACATCAAACTATTTTTTCCGAATGAAGATCTCAGCCCTTATCCGCAGATTGACTTACTCATCGAGGAGACCAAACAAAGACCTGCCTACAAAAAAGTTATGGGAATCGGTTAA
- a CDS encoding AlpA family transcriptional regulator, producing the protein MVNETGAPRFLRLSQVIEMTGVGKTFIYTHMEKGSFPKQIQIGSRTVVWLEQDIIEWMKTKIHQS; encoded by the coding sequence TTGGTCAATGAAACTGGTGCACCTCGGTTCCTTAGGCTTTCACAGGTGATTGAGATGACCGGTGTTGGCAAAACGTTTATTTATACTCACATGGAAAAAGGTAGCTTTCCAAAGCAGATACAAATTGGTTCACGGACAGTGGTGTGGTTAGAACAAGATATTATTGAATGGATGAAGACTAAGATTCATCAGAGCTAA
- the psbN gene encoding photosystem II reaction center protein PsbN encodes MAKQSLQHKFFAQPRFSQHQKGFMELANQDLSAYLMIGSLAVLVLGTLLYGIYTAFGAGSAQLTDQIEEHSRLHKLGIAHSHQGQGRAVARGGHPHPSHDVINS; translated from the coding sequence TTGGCGAAGCAATCGTTACAGCACAAGTTTTTTGCGCAGCCAAGATTCAGTCAGCATCAAAAGGGATTCATGGAGCTTGCAAATCAAGATCTTTCTGCATATTTAATGATTGGCTCTTTGGCTGTTTTGGTCTTAGGAACGCTCTTGTATGGGATTTACACCGCATTTGGTGCTGGCTCTGCGCAGTTGACAGATCAGATTGAAGAGCATTCAAGGCTGCATAAGCTTGGTATTGCTCATTCTCATCAAGGACAAGGCAGGGCAGTCGCACGTGGCGGTCATCCTCATCCAAGCCATGATGTCATCAACTCCTGA
- a CDS encoding DUF3104 domain-containing protein codes for MVVEPGLDQRKNKRTSMPTYPPLGPPTSNLIDAASSFLSVRPGQFVIVRELTHASERVDIEKNWWLGQVIFCEGWEKHSRLHSLFQVADVDDGAIRWVHPTQVTHVLHGLDGIGQEGWDGFED; via the coding sequence TTGGTCGTCGAACCAGGGTTAGACCAGAGGAAGAACAAACGTACTTCCATGCCAACTTATCCTCCCTTGGGGCCACCCACCTCAAACCTCATTGATGCAGCTTCGTCTTTTTTGTCGGTCCGACCTGGTCAGTTTGTCATCGTCAGAGAGCTAACTCATGCCAGTGAAAGAGTTGATATCGAAAAGAACTGGTGGCTTGGACAGGTGATTTTTTGCGAGGGATGGGAGAAACATTCAAGACTTCACTCGCTTTTTCAGGTCGCGGACGTTGATGACGGAGCCATTCGCTGGGTTCATCCGACCCAGGTGACCCACGTTCTGCACGGACTCGACGGAATTGGGCAGGAAGGCTGGGATGGGTTCGAGGATTAA
- a CDS encoding PepSY domain-containing protein, with protein sequence MRLFFKSSLLIAAGMVGMTATTAHAQPRTISECAQTLTARGFNVIDKDIDDGLYEFEAIKHNQKWDVKMDQQCNVLLERIDD encoded by the coding sequence ATGAGACTTTTCTTCAAGTCTTCACTATTAATCGCGGCGGGAATGGTAGGGATGACAGCAACCACTGCGCATGCCCAACCCCGGACTATTTCCGAGTGCGCACAAACACTCACCGCACGAGGTTTTAATGTGATCGACAAAGATATTGATGATGGCCTCTACGAATTCGAAGCCATCAAACACAACCAAAAATGGGATGTAAAGATGGACCAACAATGCAACGTCTTATTAGAGCGAATCGACGACTAA